In Virgibacillus sp. NKC19-16, a single genomic region encodes these proteins:
- a CDS encoding N-acetylmuramoyl-L-alanine amidase: MKVYLDPGHGGSDPGAQGNGIEEKDIVLDIARHLRDILTNDYDDVDVMMSRSNDRTKSLQARTDEANSWGADYYLSIHCNAFNGSAQGYEDYIHSSLSDSSQTAAYQDILHDEITDVNGLRNRGQKKANFHVLRETSMSALLTENGFIDNDHDAALLKSPSWRREVAQGHANGLARAFNLERKQEDDSGSIYRVIAGSFQSKSNAEERVDFLNSNGIDAFVDSITISGRTWYRVQAGAFSSRENAEDHLNTVKNAGIEDAYIIS, encoded by the coding sequence ATGAAAGTCTATTTAGACCCGGGCCATGGTGGCTCAGATCCTGGTGCTCAAGGCAATGGAATAGAAGAAAAGGATATTGTTTTAGACATTGCACGCCACCTGAGGGATATTTTGACAAATGATTATGACGATGTGGACGTGATGATGAGTCGCTCCAATGACAGAACGAAAAGCTTGCAGGCGCGCACTGATGAGGCTAATTCCTGGGGTGCGGATTATTATTTATCCATTCATTGTAATGCCTTCAATGGCTCTGCTCAAGGGTATGAAGATTATATTCACAGTAGCCTGTCTGATTCTTCTCAGACTGCTGCGTATCAGGATATTTTGCATGATGAAATTACTGACGTGAATGGATTAAGGAACCGCGGCCAGAAAAAGGCGAATTTCCATGTTTTACGGGAAACATCTATGTCAGCACTTTTAACCGAGAATGGGTTCATTGATAACGATCATGATGCCGCATTGTTAAAAAGTCCATCATGGCGCAGGGAAGTTGCGCAAGGTCACGCGAATGGGTTAGCGCGCGCATTTAATCTGGAGCGTAAACAAGAAGATGATTCCGGTTCTATTTACAGGGTGATTGCCGGTTCTTTTCAATCAAAATCAAACGCAGAAGAACGCGTAGATTTCCTGAACTCAAATGGCATCGACGCTTTTGTTGATTCCATTACGATTTCCGGCAGAACGTGGTACAGAGTGCAAGCAGGAGCCTTCTCCTCTCGTGAAAATGCTGAAGATCACCTAAATACAGTTAAAAACGCTGGAATAGAAGACGCATATATCATCAGCTAA
- a CDS encoding DUF2512 family protein, producing the protein MNHIKLFAVKFIGTLLLLYLILGFGFGMSFGNVFLITLVLGMIGYLGDVVILPNVNNTIATIADFATAFLIIYFMSFGVTTGEGWFMASFVAAVGVTIFEYFYHKYFKSAYNEVHHDEREGHPRDRAMQTEASEETSPYDPEDKDK; encoded by the coding sequence ATGAATCATATTAAGTTATTCGCCGTTAAATTTATTGGGACGTTACTTTTGTTGTATTTGATCCTAGGTTTTGGTTTTGGCATGTCCTTTGGCAACGTTTTTCTGATCACATTAGTCTTAGGAATGATTGGCTATTTGGGAGATGTTGTTATTCTGCCTAACGTTAATAATACAATCGCAACCATTGCTGATTTTGCCACTGCTTTTTTGATCATTTATTTTATGAGTTTCGGTGTTACAACTGGTGAAGGCTGGTTTATGGCTTCATTCGTTGCAGCAGTTGGTGTCACTATATTTGAGTATTTCTATCATAAATATTTCAAATCAGCATACAATGAAGTGCATCACGACGAGCGTGAGGGCCATCCGAGGGATCGGGCGATGCAAACAGAAGCATCTGAGGAAACTTCCCCCTACGATCCGGAAGATAAAGATAAATAA
- a CDS encoding LrgB family protein, translating into MVNFLIGLAAIIGTFVFYLIGLTVHQRWRYTFTAPVIIATIFIVSTLLIFNISYETYMIGGDWINELLGPAVVALAYPLYQHRTTLKKLMFPVLTGTVVGAVVGILSGVLLAKWAGFEEFLIYSLTPKSVTTPVAMEVSTTLGGEASLAAVFVMIAGIGGVMLSSLIFKYTRMDHYIGRGVGIGSGSHAIGTATAMEHSQLEGSVSTIAMVVSAIVVSVIAPWMVMIFV; encoded by the coding sequence ATGGTTAATTTTCTCATTGGATTGGCTGCAATTATTGGTACATTCGTTTTTTATCTAATTGGGCTGACCGTGCATCAGCGGTGGCGCTATACTTTTACAGCGCCAGTAATTATAGCAACAATCTTTATTGTTAGTACCTTGCTTATTTTTAATATTTCCTATGAGACATATATGATTGGCGGAGACTGGATAAACGAGTTGCTTGGGCCAGCGGTGGTGGCGCTCGCATATCCACTTTACCAGCATCGTACAACACTTAAAAAGTTGATGTTCCCGGTTTTGACAGGGACTGTGGTTGGAGCGGTTGTCGGTATTTTGTCTGGTGTCTTGCTTGCAAAATGGGCTGGCTTTGAGGAATTTCTGATTTATTCGCTTACGCCAAAAAGTGTAACAACACCTGTTGCGATGGAAGTTTCAACGACGCTGGGGGGAGAGGCTTCCTTGGCAGCTGTATTCGTTATGATCGCAGGAATTGGTGGTGTCATGCTTAGCTCATTGATTTTTAAATATACGCGGATGGATCACTATATTGGACGCGGTGTCGGCATCGGCAGTGGAAGTCATGCGATTGGAACAGCTACAGCAATGGAGCACAGTCAATTGGAAGGATCTGTTAGTACGATAGCGATGGTGGTGAGTGCGATTGTTGTGTCGGTAATTGCACCTTGGATGGTGATGATTTTCGTGTGA
- a CDS encoding CidA/LrgA family protein, whose product MRNVLKIIIHIAVLYVIFLVGNGIQQYFNLFIPGSVIGMLLLFVLLMTGVIKASWIEEGARTIINHLALFFIPATVGVINYFDLFAGKGFLLVIIVLLSTVMVIVTSGHVSQILMRRKEGNQLQEEERSHG is encoded by the coding sequence GTGCGTAATGTTTTAAAAATAATTATTCATATCGCCGTATTATACGTCATTTTTTTAGTAGGAAATGGGATTCAGCAATATTTTAATCTTTTCATACCAGGAAGTGTAATCGGGATGCTTCTGTTGTTTGTTTTGCTTATGACAGGTGTGATAAAGGCGTCTTGGATAGAGGAAGGTGCACGGACGATCATCAATCATTTGGCTTTATTTTTTATCCCTGCAACGGTAGGGGTTATAAATTATTTTGACCTTTTTGCCGGGAAGGGTTTCCTTCTCGTCATCATTGTTTTGCTAAGTACGGTGATGGTGATTGTGACTTCAGGGCATGTGAGTCAAATTCTGATGCGCAGGAAGGAAGGAAATCAGCTGCAAGAGGAGGAAAGAAGTCATGGTTAA
- a CDS encoding DnaD domain-containing protein: MNYLKQINAFHLKIDLEPISVNARSLWFTLMDINNRLGWKEDFTVAVSTLIAKAGLAETPLRRARKELEDNGFIHVTSGSGNKAAAYRMVCLYENKADNLNGKTEVKKEDTVQQEQTTADNLEDKVEGIPTPFFKHKQKNKQKKTNTTDAARFYQENFGVITAYVADDLLNWTNDVGDALVLEALKRALERNKASWGYVKSILKNWAKKGITTVKQAHAEEVAFYNQQQQKQPYRSGGGGNYQQEIVPDWFREREQKKSLADKPVSKDEQRELEKVDRMLAKLKSEKHEG; the protein is encoded by the coding sequence ATGAACTACCTCAAACAAATCAATGCATTTCATTTAAAAATTGACCTGGAGCCAATATCTGTCAATGCCCGGTCCTTGTGGTTTACGTTAATGGACATTAATAATCGTCTAGGATGGAAAGAAGATTTTACCGTTGCGGTATCCACGCTTATTGCAAAAGCAGGATTAGCCGAAACTCCTTTACGACGGGCGCGCAAAGAATTGGAGGATAACGGATTTATTCATGTTACATCAGGGAGCGGGAATAAGGCTGCAGCATACAGGATGGTCTGCTTGTATGAAAATAAGGCGGACAATTTGAACGGCAAAACGGAGGTCAAAAAAGAAGACACCGTGCAACAGGAGCAAACAACGGCGGACAATTTGGAGGACAAAGTGGAGGGCATTCCGACTCCATTCTTTAAACATAAACAAAAAAATAAACAAAAGAAAACAAATACAACAGATGCCGCGCGATTCTACCAGGAAAACTTCGGTGTCATCACTGCCTATGTAGCTGATGACCTTTTGAACTGGACGAATGATGTTGGTGATGCCTTGGTACTTGAAGCGCTAAAGCGTGCCTTGGAACGCAATAAGGCCAGCTGGGGATATGTGAAAAGCATCTTGAAAAACTGGGCAAAGAAAGGAATCACCACTGTTAAGCAGGCGCATGCCGAGGAAGTAGCCTTTTATAATCAACAGCAACAAAAACAACCGTACAGATCTGGTGGAGGTGGCAACTATCAGCAGGAAATTGTGCCGGACTGGTTTAGGGAAAGGGAACAGAAGAAAAGCTTAGCAGATAAACCTGTAAGCAAAGACGAGCAGCGAGAACTGGAGAAAGTGGATAGAATGCTGGCAAAGTTGAAGAGTGAGAAACATGAGGGTTGA
- a CDS encoding CBO0543 family protein, with the protein MKPAAMQIIEMQKRFVQFKNEYFFESIIFSYQWWFLLIIAVGLWFVWAIVVDKKRLNAILLVGLMASIIALILDEIGLFLTLWAYAYQLAPFTQKLLTVDIAIIPVSYMLLYQYARKWRPYLIRLFLLSLFAVFVAEPIFGMLGIYILLGWEHWYSTPFYFLIGVFVKWMADKAVGDKGF; encoded by the coding sequence GTGAAACCAGCAGCCATGCAAATCATTGAAATGCAAAAAAGGTTCGTCCAATTTAAAAATGAGTACTTTTTTGAAAGTATTATTTTCTCTTATCAGTGGTGGTTCCTCCTGATTATCGCTGTAGGGCTTTGGTTCGTTTGGGCAATTGTAGTGGATAAAAAGAGATTGAATGCCATCTTGCTGGTCGGATTAATGGCAAGCATTATCGCATTAATTTTGGATGAGATTGGCCTTTTCTTAACTTTATGGGCCTATGCCTACCAACTTGCACCGTTCACACAAAAATTACTAACTGTCGATATCGCCATCATTCCAGTAAGCTATATGCTTCTGTATCAATACGCTAGAAAATGGAGGCCTTACCTTATTAGGCTTTTCTTATTATCGCTTTTTGCCGTATTCGTGGCGGAACCCATTTTTGGGATGTTAGGTATTTATATCTTGCTTGGATGGGAGCATTGGTACTCTACACCTTTTTATTTTCTGATTGGTGTTTTCGTGAAATGGATGGCCGATAAGGCGGTCGGGGACAAAGGATTTTAG
- the metA gene encoding homoserine O-acetyltransferase MetA: protein MPINIPKELPATEVLKQEKIFVMDEDRARMQDIRPLNIIILNLMPEKERTELQLLRLLGNTPLQVNITFLRMRTHESKTVSKSHLDTFYTTFENIKDRRYDGMIVTGAPIEHLPFEDVNYWGELTEIMEWTKENVTSVLNICWGAQAALYYHYGIGKYELPEKLFGVYNHLVSDPKIKLVRGFDEIFNAPHSRYTTVSMEEIQNDPRLTLLSSSSEAGAFIVISNDEKHIMITGHFEYDAETLAEEYTRDHQRGLDTSIPENYFPGNDPNERPPNTWRSHTHLLFYNWLNYYVYQQTPYQWD from the coding sequence TTGCCAATAAACATACCGAAAGAATTGCCTGCAACGGAAGTATTAAAACAAGAGAAAATTTTTGTGATGGATGAAGATCGGGCAAGGATGCAAGACATTCGTCCACTTAATATAATCATCTTAAATTTAATGCCGGAAAAGGAAAGGACGGAGTTACAGCTCCTGCGTTTATTGGGGAATACGCCCCTGCAGGTAAATATCACGTTCTTAAGAATGCGGACACATGAATCGAAAACTGTAAGCAAATCCCATTTGGATACGTTCTACACAACCTTTGAAAACATCAAAGATCGCCGGTATGATGGAATGATTGTTACCGGAGCCCCAATTGAGCATCTGCCATTTGAAGATGTAAACTATTGGGGAGAATTAACAGAGATCATGGAATGGACAAAAGAGAATGTGACTTCTGTTTTGAACATTTGCTGGGGTGCCCAGGCCGCATTGTACTATCATTATGGGATTGGTAAATATGAGCTGCCGGAAAAATTATTCGGCGTTTATAATCATCTGGTGTCTGATCCCAAAATAAAGCTGGTTCGTGGATTTGATGAAATTTTCAACGCTCCACATTCCAGGTATACAACCGTTTCGATGGAAGAAATTCAAAATGATCCACGCCTGACCTTACTTTCTTCCTCAAGTGAGGCTGGTGCGTTTATTGTTATTTCCAACGATGAAAAACATATTATGATTACCGGTCATTTTGAATATGATGCTGAAACACTTGCTGAGGAATACACGCGGGATCACCAGAGGGGTCTGGATACAAGCATACCGGAGAACTATTTTCCAGGTAATGACCCAAACGAAAGACCACCGAATACATGGCGGTCGCACACGCATTTGCTTTTTTATAATTGGCTTAATTACTATGTATATCAGCAAACCCCTTATCAATGGGATTAG